In Acidaminococcus fermentans DSM 20731, one genomic interval encodes:
- the uvrB gene encoding excinuclease ABC subunit UvrB produces the protein MPFEIHAPFAPAGDQPEAIDALARGVEEGMHTQVLLGATGTGKTYTIAQVIQKVQKPTLVIAHNKTLAAQLCSEFKEFFPNNAVEYFVSYYDYYQPEAYIPATDTYIEKDSSMNDEIDKLRHSATSALMERRDVIVVASVSCIYGLGGPKDYYDSVLSLRIGQTVERDAILEKLVKIRYDRNDLSLERGKFRVRGDVIEVVPASYGEKAIRIELFGDEVDSLEEIDVLTGQVVDKRTHVAIFPASHYVTSDENLERARKDIRRELNERLKVLKGENKLLEAQRLEQRTNYDLEMMQELGYCSGIENYSRHLTGRKPGEPPFTLVNYFPKDFLTVIDESHVTLPQLRAMYAGDRARKEQLVKYGFRLPSAIDNRPLTFDEFQAQRGQIIYVSATPGSYEMETTDQVVEQIIRPTGLLDPKIEVRPIKGQIDDLLGEIHKVTAQKERVLVTTLTKKMAEDLTEYLTTAGVRVRYLHSDIATIERAEIIHDLRAGKFDVLVGINLLREGLDMPEVSLVAILDADKEGFLRSDTAMIQTIGRAARNAHGRVIMYADTITGSMERAISETARRREKQEAFNKVHGIVPRTIQKKVVDLIKLTKVEEDNTAAKGYTAKTVKKLKPRELDKQIRLMEKKMKEAAKQLDFELAAEYRDQLILLKGEQRKAHE, from the coding sequence ATGCCTTTTGAAATTCATGCTCCTTTTGCTCCGGCGGGAGATCAGCCGGAAGCCATAGATGCCCTGGCCAGAGGGGTGGAAGAAGGGATGCACACCCAGGTGCTCCTGGGGGCCACTGGTACCGGCAAGACCTACACCATTGCCCAGGTAATCCAGAAAGTCCAGAAGCCCACTCTGGTCATTGCCCACAACAAGACCCTGGCAGCCCAGCTGTGCAGCGAATTCAAGGAATTCTTCCCCAACAATGCGGTGGAATACTTTGTTTCCTATTATGATTACTACCAGCCGGAAGCCTACATCCCGGCCACGGATACCTACATCGAGAAAGATTCCTCCATGAACGATGAAATCGACAAGCTGCGCCACTCGGCCACTTCCGCCCTGATGGAACGGCGGGACGTGATCGTGGTGGCGTCGGTTTCCTGCATCTACGGCCTGGGCGGGCCCAAGGACTATTACGACAGTGTCCTGTCCCTGCGCATCGGCCAGACGGTGGAACGGGATGCCATCCTGGAAAAACTGGTGAAGATCCGCTATGACCGGAACGACCTGTCCCTGGAGCGGGGCAAGTTCCGGGTCCGGGGGGACGTGATCGAAGTGGTGCCCGCCAGCTATGGGGAAAAAGCCATCCGCATCGAACTGTTCGGGGACGAAGTGGACAGCCTGGAAGAAATCGACGTGCTCACCGGCCAGGTGGTGGACAAACGGACCCATGTGGCCATTTTTCCCGCCAGCCATTATGTGACCAGCGACGAGAACCTGGAGCGGGCCCGGAAGGACATCCGCCGGGAACTGAACGAACGGCTGAAGGTGCTGAAGGGGGAGAACAAGCTCCTGGAAGCCCAACGGCTGGAACAGCGGACCAATTACGATCTGGAAATGATGCAGGAACTGGGATACTGCAGCGGCATAGAAAACTACTCCCGGCATCTCACCGGCCGGAAACCGGGAGAACCGCCCTTTACCCTGGTGAACTATTTCCCCAAGGATTTCCTTACGGTGATCGACGAAAGCCATGTGACCCTGCCACAGCTCCGGGCCATGTACGCCGGGGACCGGGCCCGGAAGGAACAGCTGGTGAAGTACGGCTTCCGGCTGCCCTCGGCCATTGACAACCGGCCCCTGACCTTTGATGAATTCCAGGCCCAGCGGGGACAGATCATCTATGTGTCCGCCACCCCGGGCTCCTACGAAATGGAAACCACTGACCAGGTGGTGGAACAGATCATCCGGCCCACCGGGCTGCTGGATCCCAAAATCGAAGTGCGGCCCATCAAAGGGCAGATCGATGACCTGCTGGGCGAGATCCACAAGGTGACGGCCCAGAAGGAACGGGTGCTGGTGACCACCCTGACCAAGAAGATGGCGGAAGATCTGACGGAATACCTCACCACCGCCGGAGTCCGGGTCCGCTATCTCCATTCGGACATCGCCACCATCGAACGGGCGGAAATCATCCATGATCTCCGGGCCGGAAAATTCGATGTGCTGGTGGGCATCAACCTGCTCCGGGAAGGGCTGGATATGCCGGAAGTGAGCCTGGTGGCCATCCTGGATGCGGACAAGGAAGGGTTCCTGCGCAGTGATACGGCCATGATCCAGACCATCGGCCGGGCAGCCCGGAACGCCCACGGCCGGGTGATCATGTATGCGGACACCATCACCGGTTCCATGGAGCGGGCCATCAGCGAAACCGCCCGGCGCCGGGAAAAACAGGAGGCCTTCAACAAGGTCCACGGCATTGTGCCCCGGACCATCCAGAAAAAAGTGGTGGATCTGATCAAGCTCACCAAGGTGGAGGAAGACAATACCGCCGCCAAAGGCTATACGGCCAAAACGGTGAAGAAACTGAAGCCCAGGGAGCTGGACAAGCAGATCCGGCTCATGGAAAAGAAAATGAAGGAAGCGGCCAAACAGCTGGATTTCGAACTGGCCGCGGAATACCGGGACCAGCTGATATTGCTGAAAGGAGAGCAGCGGAAAGCTCATGAATGA
- a CDS encoding GspE/PulE family protein, with product MFGHSCGIERDVGPFRWKDPLERRVGSGPVSPAVLLAREVVEQALEQGASDIHLEPETDGMVIRCRLDGVLQKLRTVPKNLQDPLVSRFKILSGMDIGEKRLPQDGRFQEAWQDRQVDVRVSSLPTLHGESLVLRLLDQENVALDLSRLGFSHHNRARLDRCLQKPHGLFLVTGPTGSGKSTTLYGALAALDRDHQKIITVEDPVEYQLPGIRQVAVRPKIGLTFSRCLRSILRQDPDCILIGEIRDGETAAMAIQAALTGHRVLSTLHTNTAAGAVNRILDMGVEPYLAASALQGVAGQLLVRRLCSHCKKAYTVQEQAWEWSYLGLQEPRTLYRAQGCPRCRHTGYGGRLPLQEVLLVEGSVRQGILDGWHEEALEKEARKTGFRSLRDDGREKVLAGETSAEELLRVLG from the coding sequence ATGTTTGGGCATTCCTGCGGGATAGAAAGGGACGTCGGACCATTCCGGTGGAAGGATCCTCTGGAAAGAAGGGTAGGGAGCGGTCCTGTGTCCCCGGCGGTGCTCCTGGCCCGGGAAGTGGTGGAACAGGCTTTGGAACAGGGGGCCAGTGACATCCATCTGGAACCGGAAACGGACGGGATGGTGATCCGCTGCCGGCTGGACGGCGTGCTTCAGAAGCTCCGGACCGTGCCGAAAAATCTCCAGGACCCGCTGGTTTCCCGGTTTAAGATTCTTTCCGGCATGGACATCGGAGAAAAACGGCTGCCCCAGGACGGACGGTTCCAGGAAGCCTGGCAGGACCGGCAGGTGGACGTGAGGGTTTCCTCCCTGCCCACCCTCCATGGGGAAAGTCTGGTGCTGCGGCTCCTGGACCAGGAGAACGTCGCCCTGGATCTCTCCCGGCTGGGATTCAGCCACCACAACCGGGCACGGCTGGACCGGTGTCTGCAGAAACCCCATGGATTGTTCCTGGTCACCGGTCCCACCGGCAGCGGAAAATCCACTACCCTGTACGGGGCTCTGGCCGCCCTGGACCGGGACCATCAGAAAATCATTACCGTGGAAGACCCGGTGGAGTATCAGCTGCCGGGAATCCGCCAGGTGGCCGTCCGGCCCAAAATCGGCCTGACCTTCAGCCGCTGTCTCCGAAGTATCCTGCGCCAGGATCCGGACTGCATCCTGATTGGGGAAATCCGGGACGGGGAAACCGCCGCCATGGCCATCCAGGCGGCGCTTACCGGGCACCGGGTCCTGAGCACCCTTCACACCAACACCGCAGCCGGAGCGGTGAACCGGATCCTGGACATGGGGGTGGAACCCTATCTGGCAGCCTCTGCCCTCCAGGGGGTGGCCGGGCAGCTTCTGGTCCGAAGACTGTGCAGCCACTGCAAAAAGGCGTATACTGTACAGGAGCAGGCTTGGGAATGGAGCTATCTGGGGCTGCAGGAACCCCGGACGCTGTACAGGGCCCAGGGCTGTCCCCGCTGCCGGCATACCGGGTATGGGGGACGGCTGCCCCTGCAGGAGGTACTGCTTGTGGAAGGATCCGTCCGCCAGGGAATCCTGGACGGGTGGCATGAAGAAGCACTGGAAAAAGAAGCCCGGAAGACCGGATTCCGGTCCCTCCGGGATGACGGACGGGAGAAGGTGCTGGCCGGAGAGACCAGTGCGGAGGAACTGCTCCGGGTATTGGGATAA
- a CDS encoding YajQ family cyclic di-GMP-binding protein, translating into MAKNSSFDIVSQIDMQELDNALNQTRKEIEQRYDFRGSNATIELADGDLKLAAEDEYKLGAILDILRQRMAKRGLSLRSLDPGKVEPAAKGTVRQTVKLKQGIDKETAKKVIAAIKGAKIKVTTQQQDDQIRVSGPKKDDLQAVIQLVKGQDFGIDMQFINMR; encoded by the coding sequence ATGGCCAAGAACAGCTCTTTCGACATCGTTTCCCAGATTGACATGCAGGAACTGGACAATGCTCTGAACCAGACCCGGAAGGAAATCGAACAGCGGTATGATTTCCGGGGCTCCAATGCCACCATCGAACTGGCGGACGGAGACCTGAAACTGGCTGCCGAAGACGAATACAAACTGGGTGCCATCCTGGACATCCTGCGGCAGCGGATGGCCAAACGGGGCCTGTCCCTCCGTTCCCTGGATCCGGGCAAGGTGGAACCGGCCGCCAAAGGCACCGTACGCCAGACCGTGAAACTGAAACAGGGCATCGACAAGGAAACCGCCAAAAAGGTCATCGCCGCCATCAAAGGGGCCAAAATCAAGGTGACCACCCAGCAGCAGGACGATCAGATCCGGGTTTCCGGCCCGAAAAAAGATGATCTCCAGGCCGTGATCCAGCTGGTCAAAGGACAGGATTTCGGAATCGACATGCAGTTTATTAATATGAGATAA
- the yihA gene encoding ribosome biogenesis GTP-binding protein YihA/YsxC, with protein sequence MAGKEWDIIGASYVASAVKATQYPQDTIDEVAFIGRSNVGKSSLLNSLARRKGLARVSSSPGKTQTINFYSFQAKRQLEDEPERHTYYAVDLPGYGFARTSKGNKEQWSAFICKYMENSQYLKLVCVLMDIRHAPMESDIDCYQWLLNLGLPIMVILTKSDKLSKGAVASQKALYKKTFGLRDEQIMTYSSTSHTTRKELINRIMEHLE encoded by the coding sequence ATGGCAGGAAAAGAATGGGACATCATCGGTGCTTCCTATGTGGCTTCGGCGGTGAAGGCCACCCAGTATCCCCAGGATACCATTGATGAAGTGGCGTTTATCGGACGGAGCAATGTGGGGAAATCATCCCTGCTGAATTCCCTGGCCCGGCGGAAAGGCCTGGCCAGGGTCAGCAGTTCTCCCGGCAAGACCCAGACCATCAATTTCTATTCCTTCCAGGCCAAACGGCAGCTGGAGGATGAACCGGAACGGCACACCTATTATGCGGTGGACCTGCCCGGGTATGGATTTGCCCGGACCAGCAAGGGAAACAAGGAACAGTGGTCGGCATTCATCTGCAAGTACATGGAGAACTCCCAGTATCTGAAACTGGTCTGTGTGCTGATGGATATCCGTCATGCACCTATGGAAAGTGACATCGACTGCTACCAGTGGCTGCTGAATCTGGGGCTGCCCATCATGGTGATCCTGACCAAAAGCGACAAGCTGAGCAAGGGAGCCGTGGCCAGCCAGAAGGCACTGTACAAGAAAACCTTTGGTCTGCGGGATGAGCAGATCATGACCTACAGTTCCACCAGCCATACCACACGGAAAGAACTGATCAACCGGATCATGGAGCATTTGGAATAA
- a CDS encoding trimeric intracellular cation channel family protein has translation MLQLWNLFEFAGTIAFAVSGAIVGMTRNMDVFGITVLAVLTAVGGGMIRDVLAGYTPPMALENPGNLLLSVLTALAMSWLFASYRVAGRKRQIVTFFYIAADTVGLASFTVTGTLTGLSQGRPHTFVYPIMLGLLTAVGGGVLRDLMAQRIPSVLSTDVYATASLAGSLVMCLCWHYESQDLAPWLGAFMVVALRFFAVRFRWQLIHPMERRKRGEGIKNGR, from the coding sequence ATGCTGCAGTTGTGGAATCTGTTTGAATTTGCCGGGACCATTGCGTTTGCGGTTTCCGGAGCCATTGTGGGCATGACCCGGAATATGGATGTGTTCGGGATCACGGTACTGGCTGTGCTCACTGCCGTAGGCGGGGGGATGATCCGGGATGTGCTGGCTGGCTATACGCCGCCCATGGCCCTGGAGAATCCGGGGAATCTGCTGCTGTCGGTGCTGACGGCCCTGGCCATGTCCTGGCTGTTCGCTTCCTATCGGGTGGCCGGACGGAAACGGCAGATCGTGACCTTCTTCTATATTGCGGCAGATACGGTGGGGCTGGCTTCCTTTACGGTCACCGGGACTCTGACCGGGCTGTCCCAGGGCAGACCCCACACCTTCGTCTATCCCATTATGCTGGGCCTCTTGACGGCGGTGGGCGGCGGTGTGCTCCGGGACCTGATGGCCCAGCGGATCCCCAGTGTCCTGAGTACGGACGTGTACGCCACGGCTTCCCTGGCCGGAAGCCTGGTCATGTGCCTGTGCTGGCATTATGAAAGCCAGGACCTGGCGCCCTGGCTGGGGGCCTTCATGGTGGTGGCCCTGCGCTTTTTCGCCGTCCGTTTCCGCTGGCAGCTGATCCATCCCATGGAACGGAGGAAGAGGGGAGAAGGAATAAAAAATGGGAGGTGA
- a CDS encoding type II secretion system protein GspD: MKLLLLFCIFCIFTPVRWVLAAEPLSLSVQEAPVRDVLQSMAQMAGRNLVLDSQIPGTLSLEIQQLPFPQALEMVTRSQGLCFREEGNTLWVASPERMDALYGRLTVHPLEYISARETAETLKPLFSTPLAWSRDTNAILFHGSPGEENRLKEALKALDRPTRQITLEARILSLGESASRELGLQWDWSALPEGRKKGEGGFGGRLHLGHSYGASFQARLSALCQEGKAKVLATPRIITLPGREASIFIGDHIPVVTEKVTNSTTTSTTEYVDAGIRLSYTPYLSQDGLITAKVHTEVSTPTLIAELKNYRITSRTADTHVRLREKETLVIGGLISEQEQHRMEAIPLLSKLPLLGELFKFRSRSRNRTEVCMFLTPYLSGPGQPLPAAVLPDAPVPGTGGGSGQ, encoded by the coding sequence ATGAAGCTTCTGCTCCTGTTCTGTATTTTCTGTATTTTTACCCCGGTCCGCTGGGTCCTGGCTGCTGAACCCCTTTCTCTTTCCGTACAGGAAGCGCCGGTCCGGGACGTGCTCCAGAGCATGGCCCAAATGGCCGGACGGAATCTGGTGCTGGATTCCCAGATTCCCGGGACCCTGTCCCTGGAAATCCAACAGCTGCCTTTTCCCCAGGCACTGGAAATGGTCACCCGCAGTCAGGGCCTGTGCTTCCGGGAAGAAGGGAACACCCTGTGGGTGGCCTCTCCGGAACGGATGGATGCCTTGTATGGCCGGCTCACCGTCCATCCCCTGGAATATATTTCCGCCCGGGAAACGGCGGAAACCCTGAAGCCCCTGTTTTCCACCCCCCTGGCCTGGTCCCGGGACACCAATGCCATTCTTTTCCATGGCTCCCCGGGAGAAGAAAACCGGCTGAAGGAAGCCCTGAAGGCCCTGGACCGGCCCACCCGGCAGATCACCCTGGAAGCCCGGATCCTGTCCCTGGGGGAAAGTGCCTCCCGGGAACTGGGACTCCAGTGGGACTGGAGCGCTCTTCCGGAAGGCCGGAAAAAGGGCGAAGGGGGCTTTGGCGGGCGGCTCCATCTGGGCCACAGCTACGGTGCCAGTTTCCAGGCCCGGCTCAGTGCTCTCTGTCAGGAAGGCAAAGCCAAGGTCCTGGCCACTCCCCGGATCATCACTCTGCCGGGGCGGGAAGCCAGCATCTTCATCGGGGACCATATCCCGGTGGTCACGGAAAAGGTCACCAACAGCACCACCACCAGCACCACGGAATATGTGGATGCCGGCATCCGGCTCTCCTACACTCCCTATCTGAGCCAGGACGGCCTGATCACCGCAAAGGTCCATACGGAAGTGAGCACCCCTACCCTGATCGCCGAACTGAAGAATTACCGGATCACCAGCCGGACGGCAGATACCCATGTACGGCTCCGGGAAAAGGAGACCCTGGTAATCGGGGGCCTGATCAGCGAACAGGAACAACACCGGATGGAAGCCATTCCCCTGCTGTCCAAGCTCCCTCTTCTGGGAGAACTGTTCAAATTCCGCAGCAGGAGCCGGAACCGGACGGAAGTCTGCATGTTCCTGACCCCGTATCTCAGCGGTCCCGGTCAGCCTCTTCCGGCAGCAGTCCTCCCTGACGCACCCGTTCCAGGAACTGGTGGAGGATCCGGGCAGTAA
- the lon gene encoding endopeptidase La, whose protein sequence is MLDANTMRLPLLPLRGILVFPGMIINLDVGRDRSIRAVESAMNMGKRILLVTQRSAEENDPTAKSLYNFGVIAEIKQLLKLPNGAMRILVEGLTRVEVISVVDAVGMNLEAYVAEREDVNDHSNEVEALKRMLVETFEQWVLASKKVNTEVLLTFKDQPDPGKIADMIAGYLTIDVEEKEKLLEAVNVKDRLHLLYGYLCKELEIVNLEKDISQQVRKQIEQNQREYYLREQLKAINKELDEGGEKGSEVKEYQEKMKKLKLPQDVQEKMDKELDRLYKMPPMMAESAVIRNYLDTVLSLPWGKMTQDNYDLKKAAAVLDKDHYGLKKVKERILDYLAVRALTQSNRGPIICLVGPPGVGKTSLAQSIARAVNRKFTRISLGGIRDEAEIRGHRRTYIGAMPGRLINGMIDCGTDNPVFLLDEVDKMGADFRGDPASALLEVLDPEQNSHFSDHYIEFPYDMSNVFWIVTANTVETIPPALLDRLEVIELSSYTDEEKLKIAQLHLLPKERKANGLTGKQLSLGAASIQHIIRDYTREAGVRNLERKIATVCRKAARKIVEDGVAKVSVTPAHLKDYLGPAIFLESDLRARSEVGVCTGLAWTSVGGELLKIEVVVCEGKGKLVLTGQLGDVMKESAQAAFTYIRSRAKELGLPADFNEKVDIHIHVPEGAIPKDGPSAGITMATAMESALTKRKVKADLAMTGEITITGHVLPIGGLKEKVLAAHRYRVKTVLIPRQNQQDLEEIPEKVRNDMTFIPVDSMDQVTKLALEA, encoded by the coding sequence ATGTTGGATGCCAATACTATGAGACTGCCGCTGCTGCCCCTGCGGGGAATCCTGGTTTTCCCGGGGATGATCATCAACCTGGATGTGGGCCGGGACCGCTCCATCCGGGCAGTGGAAAGCGCCATGAATATGGGAAAGCGGATCCTGTTGGTGACCCAGCGGTCCGCAGAAGAAAATGACCCTACCGCCAAGAGCCTGTACAATTTCGGCGTCATTGCGGAAATCAAGCAGCTGCTGAAGCTGCCCAACGGGGCTATGCGGATCCTGGTGGAAGGGCTGACCCGGGTGGAAGTGATCTCCGTGGTGGATGCCGTGGGGATGAACCTGGAAGCCTATGTGGCGGAACGGGAAGACGTGAACGACCACTCCAATGAAGTGGAAGCCCTGAAGCGGATGCTGGTGGAGACCTTTGAACAGTGGGTCCTGGCCAGCAAAAAAGTGAATACGGAAGTGCTGCTCACCTTCAAGGATCAGCCGGATCCCGGGAAGATCGCCGACATGATCGCCGGCTACCTGACCATTGACGTGGAGGAAAAGGAAAAACTCCTGGAAGCGGTCAATGTGAAGGACCGGCTCCACCTGCTCTATGGGTACCTGTGCAAGGAACTGGAAATCGTCAACCTGGAAAAGGACATTTCCCAGCAGGTGCGGAAACAGATCGAGCAGAACCAACGGGAATACTATCTGCGGGAACAGCTGAAAGCCATCAACAAGGAACTGGACGAAGGGGGCGAAAAAGGCTCCGAAGTCAAGGAATACCAGGAAAAGATGAAGAAGCTGAAGCTTCCTCAGGATGTCCAGGAAAAAATGGACAAGGAACTGGACCGTCTGTACAAAATGCCGCCCATGATGGCAGAAAGCGCCGTGATCCGGAATTACCTGGATACGGTGCTGAGCCTGCCCTGGGGGAAGATGACCCAGGACAACTACGACCTGAAGAAAGCTGCTGCGGTACTGGACAAGGACCATTACGGCCTGAAGAAAGTCAAGGAACGGATCCTGGATTATCTGGCGGTCCGGGCCCTGACCCAAAGCAATCGGGGACCCATCATCTGCCTGGTGGGGCCTCCCGGTGTGGGCAAAACCAGTCTGGCCCAGAGCATTGCCCGGGCAGTGAACCGGAAATTCACCCGGATCAGTCTGGGGGGCATCCGGGATGAAGCAGAAATCCGGGGCCACCGGAGGACCTACATCGGGGCCATGCCCGGCCGGCTCATCAACGGGATGATCGACTGCGGCACCGACAACCCGGTGTTCCTGCTGGACGAAGTGGACAAGATGGGGGCGGATTTCCGGGGCGACCCGGCCTCTGCCCTGCTGGAAGTGCTGGATCCGGAACAGAACAGCCATTTCAGCGACCACTATATCGAGTTTCCCTATGATATGAGCAACGTGTTCTGGATCGTTACCGCCAACACCGTGGAAACCATTCCCCCGGCGCTCCTGGACCGGCTGGAAGTCATCGAACTGTCCAGTTACACCGACGAGGAAAAACTGAAGATCGCCCAGCTCCATCTGCTGCCCAAGGAACGGAAGGCCAACGGCCTCACCGGAAAGCAGCTGAGCCTGGGCGCCGCTTCCATCCAGCACATCATCCGGGACTATACCCGGGAAGCCGGGGTCCGGAACCTGGAACGGAAGATTGCCACCGTATGCCGGAAAGCGGCACGGAAAATCGTGGAAGACGGAGTGGCCAAAGTCAGCGTCACCCCGGCCCATCTGAAAGACTACCTGGGGCCGGCCATTTTCCTGGAAAGCGACCTCCGGGCCCGGTCCGAAGTGGGGGTCTGCACCGGTCTGGCCTGGACCAGCGTGGGCGGCGAACTGCTGAAGATCGAAGTGGTGGTCTGCGAAGGCAAGGGCAAACTGGTCCTCACCGGCCAGCTGGGGGATGTGATGAAGGAAAGCGCCCAGGCGGCCTTTACCTACATCCGGTCCCGGGCCAAGGAACTGGGGCTGCCTGCTGACTTCAATGAGAAAGTGGATATCCACATCCATGTGCCGGAAGGGGCCATTCCCAAGGATGGGCCTTCCGCCGGGATCACCATGGCCACGGCTATGGAAAGCGCCCTGACCAAACGGAAGGTGAAGGCGGATCTGGCCATGACTGGGGAAATCACCATCACCGGCCATGTACTGCCCATCGGGGGCCTGAAGGAAAAGGTCCTGGCCGCCCACCGGTACCGGGTGAAGACCGTGCTGATCCCCCGCCAGAACCAGCAGGATCTGGAGGAAATCCCCGAAAAGGTCCGGAACGACATGACCTTTATTCCGGTGGACAGCATGGACCAGGTGACCAAACTGGCCCTGGAGGCATGA
- a CDS encoding NUDIX hydrolase, which produces MSQELEQRRLLAGLWKDQRQRVDRTLRLWESAVLLPLRWTRHGWEILFEVRAATMKWQPGDICFPGGHREETDASFCATALRETREELGIPEDKIQVLGPLDYFYGYSGPLIYPFAGILPAQPPLRLDHTEVEEVFAVPLKDLLAIHPVVGKLSLASRQEPGFPAQWAYGFQDGWNIRGGYEVFFYPWKKRIIWGITARILHQFLERVRQGGLLPEEADRDR; this is translated from the coding sequence ATGAGTCAGGAACTGGAACAGCGCCGGCTGCTGGCCGGGCTTTGGAAGGACCAGCGGCAGCGGGTGGACCGGACCCTGCGTCTGTGGGAAAGTGCTGTGCTGCTGCCCCTGCGGTGGACAAGGCACGGGTGGGAAATCCTCTTTGAGGTCCGGGCCGCCACCATGAAATGGCAGCCGGGAGACATCTGTTTTCCCGGAGGCCACCGGGAGGAAACGGATGCCAGTTTCTGCGCCACAGCCCTTCGGGAAACCCGGGAAGAACTGGGAATCCCGGAGGATAAGATCCAGGTGTTGGGGCCCCTGGACTATTTTTACGGCTATTCCGGGCCCCTGATCTATCCCTTTGCCGGGATCCTTCCGGCCCAGCCCCCTCTCCGTCTGGATCATACGGAAGTGGAGGAGGTGTTCGCCGTCCCCCTGAAGGATCTGCTGGCCATCCATCCGGTGGTGGGAAAACTTTCTCTCGCCAGCCGGCAGGAGCCGGGATTCCCGGCCCAGTGGGCCTATGGCTTCCAGGACGGATGGAATATCCGGGGCGGTTATGAAGTGTTCTTCTATCCCTGGAAAAAGCGGATCATCTGGGGCATTACTGCCCGGATCCTCCACCAGTTCCTGGAACGGGTGCGTCAGGGAGGACTGCTGCCGGAAGAGGCTGACCGGGACCGCTGA
- a CDS encoding DUF4127 family protein, with the protein MHFSLKSVLAGGLLLFSLMGTAEASPKILYVPLDNRPVCLEYTVDTAKAAGYPLTVPPEKDLSDHRGSGNNEALWNWLEKEAPHAEAAVIATDSLNYGGLVASRKHHHLEKYLKAKVQRLEKLKKDNPGLKIYAFSTIMRTPKQSIGKVEPGYYEEFGPKIFRLSQLQDKEDQDGSLTYSEIQERQTLLAQIPNMVMQDWRTRRLMNFQTNKRLIRLCQNGVFHYLALGKDDDAPLSQTHMEARHLKYVGDGITENRFQILPGVDQVGLLLVTRAINEIRGEKPRVYPLFAPGVGGDTIPLYSDERAEDSVRNQILASGGVETSHLKKADLVLAVNTPENGVCLDSTANDNAPYASRINREFAAELAELETRKPVALADISYANGADNGFMLAMTDAKALLGLTAYSGWNTADNSIGYALSQGILGKQIRPEERERLLKTRLLDDWIYQANVRYRISLGIDQHDFKLKYDLGKYYNRILSGTSRLFRQYVEDEPTLKGTPYTVEFPWNRMFEVDVRVK; encoded by the coding sequence ATGCATTTTTCGTTGAAATCGGTCCTGGCAGGCGGACTGCTGCTGTTTTCCCTGATGGGAACTGCGGAAGCTTCTCCCAAGATCCTGTATGTCCCTCTGGACAACCGGCCCGTCTGTCTGGAATATACGGTGGATACCGCCAAAGCCGCAGGCTATCCCCTGACGGTGCCGCCGGAAAAGGATCTGTCCGACCACCGGGGTTCCGGAAACAATGAAGCCCTGTGGAACTGGCTGGAAAAGGAGGCTCCCCATGCGGAAGCGGCGGTGATCGCCACGGACAGCCTGAACTACGGCGGACTGGTGGCATCCCGGAAGCACCACCATCTGGAAAAATATCTGAAAGCTAAGGTCCAGCGGCTGGAAAAGCTGAAAAAGGACAATCCAGGCCTGAAGATCTACGCCTTCAGCACCATCATGCGGACGCCCAAGCAGAGCATCGGCAAGGTGGAACCGGGATACTACGAGGAATTCGGTCCCAAGATTTTCCGGCTGTCCCAGCTTCAGGACAAGGAAGACCAGGACGGCTCCCTGACCTATTCGGAGATCCAGGAACGGCAGACCCTGCTGGCCCAGATTCCCAATATGGTCATGCAGGACTGGCGGACCCGCCGGCTGATGAACTTCCAGACCAACAAACGGCTGATCCGGCTGTGCCAGAACGGGGTTTTCCACTATCTTGCCCTGGGCAAGGATGACGATGCCCCCCTGTCCCAGACCCATATGGAAGCCCGGCACCTGAAATATGTGGGAGATGGGATTACGGAGAACCGGTTCCAGATCCTGCCCGGGGTGGACCAGGTGGGGCTTCTGCTGGTGACCCGGGCCATCAATGAAATCCGGGGAGAGAAACCCAGGGTCTATCCCCTGTTCGCTCCCGGAGTGGGCGGTGACACCATTCCCCTGTATTCCGACGAACGGGCGGAAGATTCAGTCCGGAACCAGATCCTGGCCAGCGGCGGAGTGGAAACTTCTCATCTGAAAAAAGCGGATCTGGTGCTGGCAGTGAACACACCGGAAAATGGGGTCTGCCTGGATTCCACCGCCAATGACAACGCCCCCTATGCCAGCCGGATCAACCGGGAATTCGCCGCCGAACTGGCGGAACTGGAAACCCGGAAACCGGTGGCCCTGGCGGATATTTCCTATGCCAACGGCGCGGACAACGGGTTCATGCTGGCCATGACCGACGCCAAAGCGCTGCTGGGCCTGACCGCCTATTCCGGCTGGAACACCGCGGACAACAGCATTGGCTATGCCCTGAGCCAGGGGATCCTGGGAAAACAGATCAGACCGGAAGAACGGGAACGGCTGCTGAAGACACGGCTCCTGGATGACTGGATCTACCAGGCCAATGTCCGGTACCGGATCAGCCTGGGGATCGACCAGCATGATTTCAAGCTGAAATACGATCTGGGCAAATACTACAACCGGATCCTCAGCGGCACCAGCCGTCTATTCCGCCAGTATGTGGAAGACGAACCCACTTTGAAAGGCACCCCCTATACCGTGGAATTCCCCTGGAACCGGATGTTTGAGGTGGATGTAAGGGTGAAGTGA